The DNA sequence TCCGTACCTGGACGGAATTTGATTTCCTTGACAACAATCTGTTTCTGTTTTCGTCTCGCATCGTGTTGTTTCTTGCTTGTCAGATATCTAAATTTTCCATAGTCCATGACCCGACACACGGGTGGATTGGAAGTAGGTGAGATTTCAACAAGATCAAGGTCCGCTTCCAGTGCGTAGCTTTTTGCTTCGGCCAGAGGTACCACTCCGATCTGCTTGCCATCCTCACTGACCAATCGAACCGTTGTCGCTTCGATCTGCGAATTGATGCGGTGTAATTTGTCAGTAGCCGTTTCGTTGCCTCCTTATTTCAAATTCAGTTCAAATTGCTTGCTTCGTGAATCATCTTGATTACAGATGCAATCGACTGCGGGCCGAAATCCTCCCCGGACAAGGCCCGAACTGCAATTTGTTCGTTTTCCACTTCGCGATTGCCGATCACCAGAAGATACGGAACTTTATTCAGAGTCTGTTCCCTGATCTTGAATCCGATTTTCTCGTTTCTCAAATCCAGAGCTACTCGGATACCGGCTTTCTTCAGCGAATCAGATATTTTAAACGAATATTCTTTCTGTGCTTCAGAAATATTCATCACAACCGCCTGAACCGGCGCAAGCCAGACGGGAAACTTTCCAGCATGTTCCTCAATCAGGATTCCGATGAACCGTTCGACAGAGCCGAGAATCGCACGGTGAATCATGACCGGTGTTCTTTTTGTACTGTCGGAGTCCACGTATTGAGCGCCGAGTCGTCCCGGCATTGAGAAGTCGAGCTGGATTGTGCCGCACTGCCATTTTCTTCCCATGCTGTCGTTCAGTACGAAATCAATCTTGGGACCGTAGAACGCACCCTCTCCCGGATACATGGTGTAGTCCATGCCGCGCTGTTCCAAGACCGCCTGCAGCGCATTTTCGGCAGAATTCCACAACTCGTCGCTTCCGACCCGCTTTTCCGGACGGGTCGACAATCCGATCGAAATTTCATTGAATCCAAAATCTGAGTAGACGCGCAATGCGATTTCAATCAGGGTCTCCACTTCCGTCTGTATCTGCTCTTCGGTGCAAAAAACGTGTGCATCGTCCTGGGTGAAGCGTCTGACACGCATGAGTCCATGCAATGTACCAGACGGCTCATATCGATGAACAATTCCGAACTCCGAAATTCGAAGCGGGAGGTCGCGAAAACTGCGCAATCCCTGATTGAATACCTGGACGTGTCCCGGGCAGTTCATCGGCTTGAGCGCATAGGATTTGTTCTCAATTTCTGTTGTGAACATGTTCTCCTGGAACGTTTCCCAGTGTCCGGACCGCTCCCACAACGAACGGTCAATCAACTGGGGCGTATGCACTTCGGTATAGTTGTAGTCCTTCAGAAGGTCGCGCATGTAGGATTCCACCAGTCGGAACAGAGTCCATCCCTTCTCGTGCCAGAACGCCATACCCGGAGCCTCTTCCTGAAAATGGAACAGGT is a window from the Acidiferrobacterales bacterium genome containing:
- the thrS gene encoding threonine--tRNA ligase, translated to MPIISLPDGSERHYASNPTVDQVAADIGSGLHRAAIAGEFAGNLLDTSREIQSDGRLRIITGRDDEGLQIIRHSTAHLLAQAVKRLYPSAQVTIGPVIEDGFYYDFAFERGFTNEDLEKIENCMREIAAEKLLMNRKVIGRDDAVSLFRDMGEEYKAQIIHDLPENEQITLYEQGDFVDLCRGPHVPDTSFLKAFKLTKVAGAYWRGDSSNEMLQRIYGTAFSSKSDLDTYLKQQQEAMLRDHRKLGAELDLFHFQEEAPGMAFWHEKGWTLFRLVESYMRDLLKDYNYTEVHTPQLIDRSLWERSGHWETFQENMFTTEIENKSYALKPMNCPGHVQVFNQGLRSFRDLPLRISEFGIVHRYEPSGTLHGLMRVRRFTQDDAHVFCTEEQIQTEVETLIEIALRVYSDFGFNEISIGLSTRPEKRVGSDELWNSAENALQAVLEQRGMDYTMYPGEGAFYGPKIDFVLNDSMGRKWQCGTIQLDFSMPGRLGAQYVDSDSTKRTPVMIHRAILGSVERFIGILIEEHAGKFPVWLAPVQAVVMNISEAQKEYSFKISDSLKKAGIRVALDLRNEKIGFKIREQTLNKVPYLLVIGNREVENEQIAVRALSGEDFGPQSIASVIKMIHEASNLN